A single genomic interval of Mangifera indica cultivar Alphonso chromosome 5, CATAS_Mindica_2.1, whole genome shotgun sequence harbors:
- the LOC123216910 gene encoding probable serine/threonine-protein kinase PBL19, translating into MKCFHYFKEKKFRIREERSAPELKESRRSYDYSGGERVVKSSCSEASHRGIPELYEEKAHNLRVFSFSELKQATNNFNRLLKIGEGGFGIVYKGSIKPADGKGDSTVVAIKKLNRDGLQGHKQWVAEVQFLGVLEHPNLVKLIGYCAADGERGIQRLLVYEFMPNRSLEDHLFGRAFPPLPWKTRLQIILEAAQGLAYLHEGLEVQVIFRDFKSSNVLLDENFKPKLSDFGLAREGPLTGRSHVSTAVVGTYGYAAPDYIETGHLTAKSDVWSFGVVLYEILTGRRSLERNRPKSEQKLLEWVKQYPVDSKKFGLIMDQRLENHYSINEARKIAKLADTCLSKSAKDRPMMSQVVERLKQIPEEVDSSPSNKNLELNEGDPVRENKTTQFEPSESWKRRMAHLAKLSDHVDGASRRRLMIMQKTKVL; encoded by the exons ATGAAGTGCTTTCACTACTTCAAAGAGAAGAAGTTCAGAATCAGGGAAGAAAGATCAGCTCCAGAGTTGAAAGAATCAAGAAGATCGTATGATTATTCCGGTGGTGAACGTGTGGTTAAGTCTTCATGTTCAGAAGCTTCTCATCGTGGTATACCAGAGTTGTATGAAGAGAAAGCTCATAACCTCCGAGTATTTTCTTTCTCCGAGCTCAAGCAAGCCACAAATAATTTCAATAGGCTGCTTAAGATTGGTGAGGGTGGATTTGGCATCGTCTATAAAGGTTCAATCAAGCCTGCTGATGGGAAAGGTGACTCCACTGTAGTGGCCATTAAAAAGCTTAACAGGGATGGGTTACAG GGTCATAAACAATGGGTGGCCGAAGTTCAGTTTCTTGGGGTTTTGGAACACCCGAATCTGGTCAAACTCATAGGATACTGTGCTGCGGATGGAGAAAGAGGAATCCAGCGTCTTCTTGTGTACGAGTTTATGCCAAATAGGAGCTTAGAAGATCATCTATTTGGCAGAGCATTCCCACCTCTTCCTTGGAAAACAAGATTACAAATAATACTCGAGGCAGCTCAAGGATTGGCTTATCTGCATGAAGGATTGGAAGTTCAG GTGATATTTCGAGATTTCAAATCTTCCAATGTGTTACTGGATGAGAATTTTAAGCCCAAGCTTTCAGACTTTGGTCTTGCAAGGGAGGGGCCATTGACTGGGCGTTCACATGTTTCAACAGCA GTGGTGGGGACATACGGATATGCAGCTCCAGATTACATAGAGACTGGACATTTGACAGCAAAAAGTGATGTATGGAGTTTTGGAGTAGTACTGTACGAGATTCTAACAGGGAGGAGGTCTCTGGAAAGAAACCGCCCAAAGTCGGAGCAGAAGCTTTTGGAATGGGTCAAGCAGTATCCTGTTGATAGTAAAAAGTTTGGGTTAATAATGGACCAAAGACTTGAAAATCACTATTCTATCAATGAAGCTCGCAAGATTGCCAAATTAGCAGATACTTGTTTGTCAAAGAGTGCCAAAGATCGTCCCATGATGAGTCAGGTAGTGGAGAGGCTGAAGCAAATTCCAGAAGAAGTGGACTCTTCTCCTTCTAATAAGAATTTGGAGCTGAATGAAGGGGACCCAGTAAGAGAAAATAAGACCACTCAGTTTGAACCTTCTGAATCATGGAAAAGACGGATGGCTCACCTAGCTAAACTGAGCGACCATGTAGATGGAGCAAGTAGAAGAAGACTGATGATCATGCAGAAGACCAAAGTGCTTTGA
- the LOC123216909 gene encoding protein Rf1, mitochondrial-like isoform X1, which yields MYAGCAILSRGRSSDGLYWMHLMIERGCKPSIVTFSTLIDAFCKEGNMVQARKIFDGIQDACLSPNVVIYNSLINGYVKARDIGQANMLYQEMKIRGIAPDGVTFNVLVLGHYKYGREEDGDRLLRDMTESGLLPDCSLYDITVAGLCWSGHLDEALQFFENMFEKGIPPSVVALNSIIAAYSREGLEEKVYEVYKMMDKFGLIPSSSTCSSLLLGLCKKRRLQEAGELLYMMIEKGLPVNRVAFTMLLDGYFRMGDLVGAQNLWNELVRRRMFPDAVAFSAYINGLSKAGLVQDAYNVFLEMLRIGFVPNNFIYNSLISGFCGHGKLLEALKLEKEMRQKGLLPDIFTVNIIINGFCKQGRLKSAIDVFIGMYRTGLIPDIITYNTLIAGYCKALDMVNADGFVSKMYASGWDPDITTYNLQIHGFSNIGKMNQAVIILDELIRAGIVPDTVTYNIMMNGVCRDIMDRAMIVAAKLLKMAFVPNVITVNTLLSHFCKQGMPEKTLLWSQKLSEISFNFDETSYFLMDRAYCNIQGNAGFISETSGKSLFLDFLMYITYDYFCRNRPCRKTIQSPLKLI from the exons ATGTACGCGGGGTGCGCAATACTTTCAAG GGGGCGCTCTTCAGATGGTCTATATTGGATGCATTTAATGATTGAAAGGGGCTGTAAACCAAGCATTGTTACATTCAGTACACTTATTGATGCTTTTTGCAAAGAGGGAAACATGGTGCAAGCGAGGAAGATTTTTGATGGGATTCAAGATGCTTGTCTTTCTCCGAATGTGGTAATATATAATAGCCTGATTAATGGTTATGTTAAAGCGAGGGACATTGGTCAGGCTAACATGCTTTATCAAGAAATGAAGATTAGAGGTATAGCTCCTGATGGTGTAACTTTTAATGTATTGGTTTTAGGGCATTATAAATATGGTAGGGAAGAGGATGGGGACAGGTTATTAAGGGATATGACAGAATCAGGGTTGCTTCCAGATTGCTCATTGTATGATATTACAGTAGCAGGACTATGTTGGTCTGGTCATCTGGATGAGGCTTTGCAATTTTTTGAGAATATGTTTGAGAAAGGAATACCTCCAAGTGTTGTTGCTCTCAACTCTATTATTGCGGCTTATAGCAGGGAGGGTTTAGAAGAAAAAGTTTATGAAGTATATAAAATGATGGATAAGTTTGGTCTGATTCCTTCTTCATCCACATGCAGTTCTCTGCTCCTTGGTTTGTGCAAGAAGAGGAGACTGCAAGAAGCTGGGGAGCTTTTATATATGATGATAGAGAAAGGTTTGCCAGTAAATAGAGTGGCTTTTACCATGCTTTTGGATGGGTACTTTAGGATGGGGGATCTGGTGGGAGCTCAAAATCTGTGGAATGAGTTGGTTAGGAGGAGAATGTTTCCTGATGCCGTTGCCTTCTCAGCCTACATTAATGGACTTTCTAAGGCAGGCCTGGTGCAGGATGCATATAATGTGTTTTTAGAAATGTTAAGGATAGGATTTGTTCCAAATAACTTTATATACAACTCCTTAATTTCTGGGTTCTGTGGCCATGGGAAATTGCTTGAAGCATTAAAATTGGAGAAAGAGATGAGGCAAAAAGGTCTGCTTCCAGATATTTTTACAGTGAATATAATCATTAATGGCTTTTGCAAACAAGGCAGATTGAAATCTGCAATTGATGTATTTATAGGCATGTATCGGACTGGTTTAATCCCTGATATAATTACATACAACACTTTGATTGCTGGGTACTGTAAAGCGTTAGACATGGTTAATGCAGATGGATTTGTGAGTAAAATGTATGCCAGTGGTTGGGATCCAGATATTACGACCTATAACCTACAGATCCATGGTTTCAGCAATATTGGAAAGATGAATCAAGCTGTTATTATTCTGGATGAGCTTATTAGAGCTGGTATTGTTCCGGATACAGTAACATATAACATTATGATGAATGGTGTTTGTCGTGACATAATGGATCGTGCTATGATAGTGGCCGCAAAATTGCTTAAGATGGCCTTTGTTCCAAATGTCATTACTGTTAATACATTGCTGTCTCACTTTTGCAAGCAGGGGATGCCAGAGAAGACTTTATTGTGGAGTCAGAAGCTGAGTGAGATTTCCTTCAATTTTGATGAGACTTCCTATTTTTTAATGGACAGAGCCTACTGTAACATCCAAGGAAATGCTGGATTTATTAGTGAAACATCTGGAAAGAGCCTCTTTTTGGATTTCCTCATGTACATTACGTATGATTATTTCTGTAGAAATAGACCTTGCAGGAAAACCATTCAATCTCCtcttaaactaatttaa
- the LOC123216909 gene encoding pentatricopeptide repeat-containing protein At5g39710-like isoform X2, which yields MHLMIERGCKPSIVTFSTLIDAFCKEGNMVQARKIFDGIQDACLSPNVVIYNSLINGYVKARDIGQANMLYQEMKIRGIAPDGVTFNVLVLGHYKYGREEDGDRLLRDMTESGLLPDCSLYDITVAGLCWSGHLDEALQFFENMFEKGIPPSVVALNSIIAAYSREGLEEKVYEVYKMMDKFGLIPSSSTCSSLLLGLCKKRRLQEAGELLYMMIEKGLPVNRVAFTMLLDGYFRMGDLVGAQNLWNELVRRRMFPDAVAFSAYINGLSKAGLVQDAYNVFLEMLRIGFVPNNFIYNSLISGFCGHGKLLEALKLEKEMRQKGLLPDIFTVNIIINGFCKQGRLKSAIDVFIGMYRTGLIPDIITYNTLIAGYCKALDMVNADGFVSKMYASGWDPDITTYNLQIHGFSNIGKMNQAVIILDELIRAGIVPDTVTYNIMMNGVCRDIMDRAMIVAAKLLKMAFVPNVITVNTLLSHFCKQGMPEKTLLWSQKLSEISFNFDETSYFLMDRAYCNIQGNAGFISETSGKSLFLDFLMYITYDYFCRNRPCRKTIQSPLKLI from the coding sequence ATGCATTTAATGATTGAAAGGGGCTGTAAACCAAGCATTGTTACATTCAGTACACTTATTGATGCTTTTTGCAAAGAGGGAAACATGGTGCAAGCGAGGAAGATTTTTGATGGGATTCAAGATGCTTGTCTTTCTCCGAATGTGGTAATATATAATAGCCTGATTAATGGTTATGTTAAAGCGAGGGACATTGGTCAGGCTAACATGCTTTATCAAGAAATGAAGATTAGAGGTATAGCTCCTGATGGTGTAACTTTTAATGTATTGGTTTTAGGGCATTATAAATATGGTAGGGAAGAGGATGGGGACAGGTTATTAAGGGATATGACAGAATCAGGGTTGCTTCCAGATTGCTCATTGTATGATATTACAGTAGCAGGACTATGTTGGTCTGGTCATCTGGATGAGGCTTTGCAATTTTTTGAGAATATGTTTGAGAAAGGAATACCTCCAAGTGTTGTTGCTCTCAACTCTATTATTGCGGCTTATAGCAGGGAGGGTTTAGAAGAAAAAGTTTATGAAGTATATAAAATGATGGATAAGTTTGGTCTGATTCCTTCTTCATCCACATGCAGTTCTCTGCTCCTTGGTTTGTGCAAGAAGAGGAGACTGCAAGAAGCTGGGGAGCTTTTATATATGATGATAGAGAAAGGTTTGCCAGTAAATAGAGTGGCTTTTACCATGCTTTTGGATGGGTACTTTAGGATGGGGGATCTGGTGGGAGCTCAAAATCTGTGGAATGAGTTGGTTAGGAGGAGAATGTTTCCTGATGCCGTTGCCTTCTCAGCCTACATTAATGGACTTTCTAAGGCAGGCCTGGTGCAGGATGCATATAATGTGTTTTTAGAAATGTTAAGGATAGGATTTGTTCCAAATAACTTTATATACAACTCCTTAATTTCTGGGTTCTGTGGCCATGGGAAATTGCTTGAAGCATTAAAATTGGAGAAAGAGATGAGGCAAAAAGGTCTGCTTCCAGATATTTTTACAGTGAATATAATCATTAATGGCTTTTGCAAACAAGGCAGATTGAAATCTGCAATTGATGTATTTATAGGCATGTATCGGACTGGTTTAATCCCTGATATAATTACATACAACACTTTGATTGCTGGGTACTGTAAAGCGTTAGACATGGTTAATGCAGATGGATTTGTGAGTAAAATGTATGCCAGTGGTTGGGATCCAGATATTACGACCTATAACCTACAGATCCATGGTTTCAGCAATATTGGAAAGATGAATCAAGCTGTTATTATTCTGGATGAGCTTATTAGAGCTGGTATTGTTCCGGATACAGTAACATATAACATTATGATGAATGGTGTTTGTCGTGACATAATGGATCGTGCTATGATAGTGGCCGCAAAATTGCTTAAGATGGCCTTTGTTCCAAATGTCATTACTGTTAATACATTGCTGTCTCACTTTTGCAAGCAGGGGATGCCAGAGAAGACTTTATTGTGGAGTCAGAAGCTGAGTGAGATTTCCTTCAATTTTGATGAGACTTCCTATTTTTTAATGGACAGAGCCTACTGTAACATCCAAGGAAATGCTGGATTTATTAGTGAAACATCTGGAAAGAGCCTCTTTTTGGATTTCCTCATGTACATTACGTATGATTATTTCTGTAGAAATAGACCTTGCAGGAAAACCATTCAATCTCCtcttaaactaatttaa
- the LOC123215951 gene encoding FCS-Like Zinc finger 3, with protein sequence MSYYYGGCSDHHHQEPYFLDACFLCRKPLGYNSDIFMYRGNTPFCSKECRQEQIEIDEAKEKSWKRSSSSSIRNKESKNSSTKTNKTVRTGTVAVA encoded by the exons ATGTCTTACTATTACGGCGGCTGCTCAGATCACCATCATCAGGAACCCTACTTTCTTGATGCATGTTTTCTGTGCCGGAAACCACTTGGTTATAACTCCGATATCTTCATGTACAG AGGAAACACACCTTTTTGTAGCAAAGAGTGCAGACAAGAACAGATAGAGATAGATGAGGCGAAGGAGAAGAGTTGGAAAAGATCGTCTTCATCATCTATCAGAAACAAAGAATCAAAGAATTCTTCCACTAAAACCAACAAAACTGTACGCACTGGAACAGTTGCTGTGGCTTAA
- the LOC123216839 gene encoding probable dolichyl pyrophosphate Glc1Man9GlcNAc2 alpha-1,3-glucosyltransferase — protein sequence MEDRSAGRRGNLMMTQILWFFFIAACVKLLLIPSYHSTDFEVHRHWLALTHSLPLSDWYLDETSPWTLDYPPFFAYFERFLSIFAHLIDPKIVDIHNGLNYNANSVIYFHRISVILSDLWLLFGVYRLSKKLDVKKRDLMWVLIIWSPGLVIVDHLHFQYNGFLLGWLLLSISFLQEGRDLMGGFVFAVLLCFKHLFAVAAPVYFVYLLRHYCWKGFVRGFSRLNVMGAVVVAVFALAYGPFVYHGQIQQVLHRMFPFGRGLCHAFWAPNFWVFYILLDKGLASFLRKLGFDIQTPSASFTGGLVGDSSPFAVLPQITPATTFILVLLALAPCLIKAWRNPRPGMIARWIAYAYTCGFLFGWHVHEKASLHFVIPLAIVAVQSLEDARHYFVLSIVSCYSLFPLLYEAQEYPIKVLLLLLHCALMWVGFSAQYAEDAVGKATAPAKKKVAQSKLKAAASEKRGFVFGWIGKIYLFGFLVVEIWGQFLHPYLLGEKLPFVPLMLISIYCSLGVIYSWIWQLKWIIKPT from the exons ATGGAAGACCGAAGTGCAGGAAGAAGAGGCAACCTGATGATGACACAAATATTGTGGTTCTTCTTCATCGCCGCATGCGTAAAGCTTCTGCTCATCCCATCATATCATAGCACTGATTTTGAAGTTCACCGCCACTGGCTGGCTCTCACtcactctctccctctctctgaTTGGTACTTGGACGAGACCAGCCCTTGGACTCTCGATTACCCTCCATTTTTCGCCTACTTTGAACGATTCCTCTCTATTTTCGCCCACCTCATTGATCCCAAGATTGTGGATATTCACAATGGCCTAAACTATAATGCCAATTCGGTTATCTATTTTCACAgaattagtgttattttatcagaTTTGTGGCTATTGTTTGGGGTTTATAGATTGAGCAAAAAATTGGATGTTAAAAAGCGAGATTTGATGTGGGTATTAATCATTTGGTCTCCTGGGCTGGTGATTGTGGATCACCTGCATTTTCAGTACAATGGTTTTCTGTTGGGTTGGTTGTTGCTCTCGATTTCGTTTTTACAAGAAGGGAGGGATTTGATGGGTGGATTTGTTTTTGCGGTATTGTTATGTTTCAAGCACTTGTTTGCAGTAGCCGCTCcggtttattttgtttatttattgagACATTACTGCTGGAAGGGCTTCGTTAGGGGATTTAGCCGTCTTAATGTAATGGGTGCGGTCGTTGTGGCGGTTTTCGCCCTGGCTTATGGACCATTTGTGTACCATGGGCAG ATACAACAAGTCCTACACCGCATGTTCCCCTTTGGCAGGGGACTTTGCCATGCCTTTTGGGCTccaaatttttgggttttctatATTCTATTAGACAAAGGGCTTGCTTCCTTTCTCAGAAAACTAGGTTTTGATATCCAGACACCGTCAGCTTCTTTCACTGGTGGACTAGTAGGAGATTCTTCACCTTTTGCTGTACTCCCTCAG ATCACCCCAGCAACAACCTTCATCTTGGTTTTGCTTGCCTTAGCCCCTTGTCTGATCAAGGCTTGGAGAAATCCCAGACCGGGGATGATTGCTAGATGGATAGCTTATGCCTACACCTGCGGTTTTTTATTTGGGTGGCATGTGCATGAGAAAGCATCACTTCATTTCGTGATTCCCCTTGCTATTGTTGCAGTTCAAAGTTTGGAGGATGCAAGGCATTACTTTGTGTTGTCTATAG TATCTTGTTACTCACTATTCCCGCTGCTATATGAAGCCCAAGAATATCCAATAAAAGTTCTGCTGTTGCTGTTGCACTGTGCTTTGATGTGGGTTGGTTTTTCTGCACAATATGCTGAAGATGCAGTAGGTAAAGCAACTGCACCTGCCAAGAAAAAGGTTGCTCAATCAAAATTGAAGGCTGCTGCTTCTGAGAAACGTGGATTTGTTTTTGGGTGGATTGGGAAGATTTATCTGTTTGGTTTTTTGGTTGTAGAGATATGGGGTCAGTTTTTACACCCATATCTTCTTGGTGAGAAGCTTCCATTTGTACCCCTAATGTTGATCTCAATATATTGTTCACTAGGGGTAATCTATTCTTGGATTTGGCAGCTGAAATGGATAATTAAACCCACCTGA
- the LOC123216840 gene encoding E3 ubiquitin-protein ligase ATL4-like produces the protein MNFNAFFSCHVTSTPPSPLLSSPLPLSVIAILFHKLLPTTGATISISLLVVVMSTPPPPPPPPPPPPPPYLSVIGADIVNTNDGIGNGRHSHSLDKFKPSIIIIILILTITFLLSISLCLLLRHLNRRCLRHLSTVTTVSTTNTDSRRVSSRRVSPENVSTLSILESLPLFTFASVTRRSSSGGDCAVCLSKFEPQDQLRLLPLCCHAFHVLCIDTWLQSNQTCPLCRSPINASESDVLKAIQTSSAAVGANDSFRLEIGSISRRQAVPESVEPQPRSYSLGSFDYIVEGDSDITMNQTYRRSVSEKEDIVADSVTPASEANLASEVAMGRSWLKDYVDRLSLSLSSRTISFRSSGRFFTGSSRRTDVAGVGDYDVEANRVGEEISELFRWFSGV, from the coding sequence ATGAATTTTAATGCCTTCTTTTCCTGTCACGTGACTTCCACACCAccctctcctctcctctcctctcctctaCCACTCTCTGTCATTGCCATATTATTTCATAAACTCTTACCCACCACCGGGGCAACGATTTCTATCTCTCTCTTAGTCGTCGTCATGTCAACGCCACcgcctcctcctcctcctcctcctcctcctcctcctccttatCTCAGTGTTATTGGGGCTGATATTGTTAACACCAACGATGGAATTGGAAACGGTCGTCACTCTCATTCTTTGGATAAATTCAAACCGagtattatcattatcattttaattctAACCattacttttcttctttctatctCTCTTTGTCTCCTTCTTCGTCATCTCAACCGTCGCTGCCTCCGCCATCTCTCCACCGTCACTACTGTCTCTACTACCAATACTGACTCACGCCGTGTCTCCAGTCGCCGCGTTTCACCGGAGAATGTTTCTACATTATCTATACTTGAGTCTCTTCCGCTTTTCACCTTCGCCTCCGTCACTCGCCGTTCCTCTTCTGGCGGAGATTGTGCTGTCTGTTTGTCAAAATTTGAACCACAGGATCAGCTCCGTTTACTTCCTCTTTGTTGCCATGCGTTTCATGTTCTATGCATTGACACGTGGCTTCAGTCTAACCAAACTTGTCCTCTATGCCGATCGCCGATTAACGCTTCTGAATCTGATGTTTTGAAAGCAATACAAACTTCTTCTGCAGCCGTTGGAGCTAATGATAGCTTCCGTCTTGAGATCGGCTCAATCAGCCGCCGCCAAGCCGTTCCAGAATCAGTCGAACCGCAACCAAGATCATACTCTCTCGGTTCATTTGATTACATTGTTGAGGGAGATTCCGATATTACAATGAACCAAACATATCGGAGAAGTGTTTCCGAAAAAGAGGACATTGTAGCAGACTCCGTTACACCTGCTTCGGAAGCCAACCTAGCTTCCGAAGTAGCCATGGGAAGAAGCTGGCTCAAGGACTATGTTGATAGGCTATCTTTATCTCTTTCATCACGAACCATTTCGTTCAGGAGCTCTGGAAGGTTCTTCACCGGAAGCAGTCGTCGGACGGATGTGGCCGGTGTTGGAGATTATGACGTGGAGGCGAATCGTGTTGGCGAAGAAATTAGCGAACTATTTCGTTGGTTCTCAGGGGTATGA
- the LOC123216841 gene encoding uncharacterized protein LOC123216841, which translates to MVKKLCFCEFILLCHLLLLSLVFSNKHGNPASELVDIINNNRTSQKLKKLNDSPGLGCMALQYVELCKGNCTNGNAVNCQPPEDDFTEVFAPNCGVELPTFGTITGHIVGCQSKYVEPFLAFSNVLVKDNKTLSLLRNKSHKEVGVGLVGYHKSFYWCALFSDGGTNTTFVLEDQGQGIKQKKGCFSGSTYPCSGAGAVKKKTLFFNNYRMTMVFLCLFFLQHFYHNLV; encoded by the exons ATGGTGAAGAAGctttgtttttgtgaattcatTCTTCTCTGTCATCTACTGCTGCTGTCACTGGTTTTCTCCAACAAACATG GAAACCCTGCAAGTGAACTTGTCGACATCATTAACAACAATCGAACTtctcaaaaacttaaaaaactaaatgaCAGTCCTGGTCTGGGTTGCATGGCTTTGCAATATGTTGAATTATGCAAGGGGAACTGCACTAACGGAAATGCTGTGAACTGTCAACCTCCAGAAGATGACTTCACAGAAGTTTTTGCTCCCAACTGTGGTGTAGAGCTACCAACTTTTGGAACCATAACAGGCCACATTGTGGGTTGTCAATCGAAATATGTTGAGCCATTTCTAGCGTTTTCAAATGTGCTGGTCAAAGACAACAAAACTTTATCTCTTCTGAGAAATAAATCACATAAAGAGGTAGGTGTGGGATTAGTTGGGTATCATAAAAGTTTTTATTGGTGTGCATTATTTAGTGATGGTGGCACAAATACCACGTTTGTTCTGGAAGATCAAGGCCAGGGGATTAAACAAAAGAAAGGGTGCTTCAGTGGAAGTACATATCCATGCAGTGGTGCTGGTGCAGTGAAGAAGAAAACTTTGTTTTTCAACAACTACAGAATGACCATGGTTTTCTTATGTCTTTTTTTTCTACAACATTTTTACCACAACTTAGTGTGA
- the LOC123216842 gene encoding 10 kDa chaperonin 2, chloroplastic-like, with amino-acid sequence MASTFVALSSPLLSFNKKGIPSPSNQRMLGSPTHSMSAISKKLELTKVVAQADRVLICLEQLPEKSGGGVLRTKAAVRYERCLMAEILSVGFDIG; translated from the exons ATGGCGTCTACATTTGTTGCACTATCAAGCCcattattatcttttaacaaaaaaggCATTCCTTCGCCTTCTAACCAGAGGATGTTGG GGTCGCCAACACATAGCATGAGTGCAATTTCTAAGAAATTGGAACTTACTAAG GTTGTTGCTCAAGCTGATAGAGTTTTGATATGTTTGGAGCAGTTACCTGAG AAATCAGGTGGGGGTGTTTTGCGGACTAAAGCAGCGGTTAGATATGAGCGGTGTCTCATGGCGGAG ATTCTCTCTGTTGGCTTTGATATTGGATAA
- the LOC123216843 gene encoding putative invertase inhibitor, producing the protein MERYIRNQQPIPPKHFIFLQDKNKSYQYINMMKLHFSSLSLLFIFFFVSDHLITAHNLIHQTCKKCSQNDPNLSYTFCVTSLEAVPSSHCANLRQLGMIAINLTRRNVTSTKSYINELLKNKKLDPFMKACLNDCYELYSDAIMTLQQAFIDYKSKHYEDANFEISSVMDASTTCEDGFKEQEGVVSPLTKRNNNTFQLPAIALSIINMLQS; encoded by the coding sequence ATGGAAAGATATATCCGCAACCAACAACCCATCCCTCCAAAACACTTTATATTTCTTCAAGACAAGAACAAATCATACCAATACATCAACATGATGAAGCTTCACTTCTCCTCACTTTCgcttctcttcatcttcttcttcgtctcTGATCATCTAATTACTGCCCACAACTTGATCCACCAAACTTGCAAAAAATGTTCACAAAATGACCCTAACCTCAGCTACACCTTCTGTGTAACTTCTCTTGAGGCAGTTCCAAGTAGTCACTGTGCAAATCTTCGTCAACTGGGTATGATCGCAATCAACTTAACTCGACGCAATGTCACTAGCACAAAGTCATATATCAATGAGCTCTTGAAGAACAAAAAGTTGGATCCATTCATGAAGGCATGCCTGAACGATTGTTATGAACTTTACTCAGATGCTATTATGACCCTCCAACAGGCCTTCATAGACTACAAATCTAAGCACTATGAAGATGCTAACTTTGAAATAAGTTCTGTCATGGATGCTTCCACCACGTGTGAAGATGGGTTTAAGGAACAAGAGGGTGTGGTTTCTCcattaacaaaaagaaataacaatACCTTCCAGTTGCCTGCCATAGCCCTTTCTATCATAAATATGCTCCAATCATag
- the LOC123216844 gene encoding acyl carrier protein 1, mitochondrial-like, with translation MALRRAVLSHVRLPLQTLTLNGSKQLLWTLRFMSSHDDHINKEEVIERVLSVVKSFPKVDPAQVTPEVHFQKDLGLDSLDNVEIVMALEEEFKLEIPDKEADKIDSCHLAVEYISNHPMAS, from the exons ATGGCACTGAGGAGAGCCGTACTCAGCCATGTTCGACTACCCCttcaaaccctaaccctaaacggCTCCAAACAACTGCTATGGACTCTACGATTTATGTCATCGCACGATGATCACATTAACAAGGAAGAGGTAATCGAGCGAGTGCTCTCTGTGGTCAAGAGCTTCCCCAAAGTGGATCCTGCCCAG GTGACTCCTGAAGTACATTTCCAGAAGGATTTGGGTCTGGATAGCTTGGACAATGTGGAGATTGTAATGGCCCTAGAAGAGGAGTTCAAGCTGGAAATTCCTGACAAGGAAGCTGATAAGATAGATTCATGCCATCTTGCAGTTGAATACATCTCTAACCATCCAATGGCTAGTTGA
- the LOC123216845 gene encoding ras-related protein RABH1b → MAPVSALAKYKLVFLGDQSVGKTSIITRFMYDKFDNTYQATIGIDFLSKTMYLEDRTVRLQLWDTAGQERFRSLIPSYIRDSSVAVIVYDVASRQSFLNTSKWIEEVRTERGSDVIIVLVGNKTDLVDKRQVSIEEGEAKARELNVMFIETSAKAGFNIKALFRKIAAALPGMETLSSTKQEDMVDVNLKSSNTNASQSQSQSGGCSC, encoded by the exons ATGGCGCCAGTTTCCGCTCTCGCTAAGTACAAGCTCGTTTTCCTGGGAGATCAGTCTGTTGGCAAGACCAGTATTATTACTCGCTTTATGTACGATAAATTCGACAACACCTATCAG GCTACTATTGGCATAGATTTTTTATCAAAGACGATGTACCTTGAAGACCGAACAGTTCGACTGCAGCTTTG GGATACTGCAGGACAAGAAAGGTTCAGGAGTCTCATTCCGAGTTATATCAGGGATTCTTCAGTTGCTGTGATTGTATATGATGTTGCAA GCAGACAGTCATTCCTAAACACTTCCAAGTGGATTGAAGAGGTTCGCACTGAGCGGGGCAGTGATGTTATCATTGTACTTGTTGGGAACAAAACAGATCTGGTGGACAAAAG GCAAGTTTCAATTGAGGAAGGAGAAGCCAAAGCTCGTGAACTAAATGTTATGTTTATTGAAACTAGTGCCAAGGCTGGCTTCAACATAAAG GCACTCTTCCGGAAAATAGCTGCAGCATTACCAGGGATGGAAACACTTTCTTCAACAAAGCAAGAAGATATGGTTGATGTTAATCTGAAGTCTTCCAACACAAATGCATCTCAGTCACAATCTCAGTCTGGAGGATGTTCTTGTTGA